CATCTTTGTGCTGAAGCAACCTAAAACCAGCTTCTAGATGTGCCTCTCATTATTCCTTCTTTCACAGATTACACACTGATACATACACACGACACATGCATCTCGGagcatatatctgatgtttTTGACAGGGACAACATTTTAGATACTTATATATATGTACCAACACAATCAAGACGTTGCTGCAGCTCCTGCAAGCTTCCTGAGTATCCTGCTGGCCGCCTCAAGCCCATCCCAGACCGCCGTCTCGCTGCTGCTTGCGACATGATCGTTGCCCTccccttgttcttcttcttcgtcgtcgtcgtctgggAAGCAGTGCGCGGGCGCTTGCCACTGTTCATCGTCCTCCAGCGCCACGCCGGGCTCGAAGCTCATCACGAACTGTTCGATCCCCGTCACTGCAGGTTCGAAGCCAATGCGTTTGGTTGTTAGCGAATGCCAGGTGCAGGTGCTCCTCCACAATTGGCTACACTAAACCCCACTGGTTCGTGCTAATagagtccaagaacaagaattgTTCATGGCCTAATGCCGTAGCGGCTATGCTGCCCAATTGGCATGGTCGATCGCGACACGGGCAGCGAGCACGCACCGCCATGGCTGGCTGCTTACCGTCGATGAAGTTCCACCGCACGGGCCGGCCCGTGCCGGCCTCCTCGTAGTAGACGATGAAGCCGGCCTTGCCCCAGACGTGGCACTCGATCCCGCCGGTGACGCCGCGCCCCATGTACTCGGCGCCGCCCCCGGAGAGCCACCAGGGCGGCAGCACGCCGACGGGGAACCGCTCGACGCGGCAGGTGGAGGAGTCGAAGTAGAAGCTGGTGCCGTTGTTCCACTCCACGTCGTAGAGCGGGTCGGCGGAGAGCTGGTGGCGGACCAGGTTGAggttgcgccgccgcggccagtcGTAGTAGAGGTCCGTGATGCGGAGCGGCGGGCCCGTGGAGGCCACCGAGTAGTTGGTCAGGTTGGTGAACATCACCGCGTGGAACCGCTCCGGCCACGGCGTCGGCGATGGAGGCGGGCCGGATGCTTTCTCtgtcgccgccgtggcgccggcggcgacggcggcggtgaacaggaagaggaggaggagcggccgcGGGGGCCATCGGGTGGGCGCCGTCGCGCGAGCTTGGGACTGTAGCGGCCGGTAGGCAGCAGGCCTTATCTTTGTTTTGTGCATGTGTCGTGTCAGCTTGGTGGTGATGAGAGAGGCTGAGAGGATGCGAGCTGCCCTCTCGAAAAACAATTGAAAAAAAGTTCTTAAAAAAGGCTGAGAGCTTCAGTCTATTTTTTCTCCATCTAATGGGCTTCAATCAGAAAAAATCATCTCATACAAATTAAGCAATGTAAATACAAAATATCATAGTTTACAGAGTAGCAAATggtaagaaaagaaaaaacactaCCTTCAGCATTCAGAAAGATGGCATGGTGGAGGACACATGAAAAATACTAGATCTGGCTACAAACTATTATAAAGAACTTTTTGGCAAGTCAACAAATAGTGATATTAAACTTAACCAGGATTGCTGGACTTCGGGAGAAAAGGTTTCACAAGATGAATGCGAAAAATTATGTAGGAAATTTGATTTGGAGGAGGTTAAGCATGCTGTTTTTGACATGGAAAAAAAACACAGCGCCTGGCCCTGATCACATGACAGCGGAATTCTTCCAAGTTTGTTGGGAAATTATAAAGGAGGATTTAATGGAAATGTTTGATGAATTCTTTGAAAACAAATTGGAGATCAGTAGGCTCAACTATGGTATTATAACCCTAATTCCCAAATTAAAGGAGGCCAATCTAATACAGCAATACAGTCCAATTTGCCTCCTTAATGTGGTgtttaaaattttctccaaaactTTGATGCTTAGACTAGAATCAGTTCTGGAGAGGATCATAAACAAGGGACATACTGACTTTCTGAAAGGGAGAAATATCATGGAAGGAATAATGATCCTACATGAAATAATTCATGACacaaaggtcaaaaagaaagatAGTTTAGTCCTGAAACTGGATTTTGAGAAGGCTTATGACAAAATAAACTGtgatttcttgtttgattgtcTATCTCAAAGGGGATTCCCAGAAAGATGGTGCAACTGGATAAGGAGTAGTAACAAGTGGTACTCTTAGTGTCAAAATTAATGATATGCTGGGGCCATATTTCACAAGTGGTAAAGGAGTAAGGCAGGGAGACCCCCTATCTCCATTGCTGTTTAATATAGCTGCTGATGCTTTAGCCAAAATGATGCATATGGGTCAAAGTAATCATTTGATTCAAGGTTTGATCCCGAATACATAGAAGGGGGCTTGGCCCTACTACAATATACTGATGACACAATTTTGTGTGTGCAAGATGACATAGAAATGTCCCAGAATGTGAAACTACTTCTTTATCTATATGAAAGCATGTCGGATTTGAAAATAAATTTCAGTAAGAGTGAAGTGATTATGATATCCCAAGATAGTGAGAAAACTCTAAGATATGCTGAAATGTTCAACTGTGCAACAGGGAGTTGGCCTATCAAATATCTTGGTGTTTCTGTGTCTGGAAATAGAATTCAAATCTCCAATTGGCTCCCCTTAGTGGAGAAAATTTCTAGAAGGTTAGATGGCTAGAAAGGAGGAGTTCTGTCCTTGGGAGGGCGCCTAACTTTGCTGAATGCTTGCCTCAGCAACATTCCTATTTATAGCATGTCAATGTATTTACTCTCCAAAACAATTCTGAAAAAATTGATTGCATCAGGAAAAGATTTTTCTAGCAGGGGGTAGTTTAAAAAAGAAATATCATTTAGTTAAGTGGAAAAGAATCCTCCAGCTAAAAATGAAAGGTGGTTTAGGAGTCAAAGATCTTTGGAAAATGAATCTTAGTCTCCTTTGTAAGTGGTGGTGGAAGCTGGAACAGAAGGATGAGCTCTGGCATGAAATTGTAAGGAAGAAATACATAAAAAATACTTGTCTAGCTCTTCTTAAAAAGAAGCCCACTAATTCCCTGTGTGGAATCAGCTGCTCTCTGTGAAAGATATTTATACTTCTAGGAGAAAGATGATTGTGGGGAAAGGTGATCTGACTAGCTTTTGGAAGGATATATGGGTGTGTGACACCTCTCTGATGGATAAATTCCCACAGCTTTTTGAAATTTGTAATGAGACTGAGATTAATGTAGAAAAAGCAGTAAAGCAGGGATGGCAATTATCCTACAGAAGATGGTTGAATGAAGATCTGCAATGCCAACACAGAAGGCTAAAAGACCTTCTGGCATCTTTTGCGGTCAACAATAAAAATGATAAACCTAAATGGAGTTGGGAAAATACTGGTATTTTCTCGGTTAAACCAACTTATGCTCATTTAAGCAGGAATGAACTGGGAGCTCACTATAAGCTGATTTGGAAAGCAAAACTTCCTCTCAAGATCAAAATTTGGTTATGGTTGATTGAACACAATGCGATTCTTGCCAAGGATAATCTAGCTAAACGAAATTGGTCAGGGGACCTACACTGCCGTTTTTGTAGTGATATGGAATCCATTGAtcaccttttcttcgagtgccTTACAGCAAGATATATCTGGAGTTTGGTGGCCTATGTGCTAGGGGCAACACACAGACCTACTTCTTTTGGCCAATTCTAGCAATGGATTGCAATCACTTTACCTAACAAAAAACAGTTCCATATGATTGGCTTGGCAGCCATTTGCTGGGCGATTTGGACAGTCCGCaataggaaaaagtctatatcaccccctcaactatgagggtggactacataacccccaACCTATAAAACGGTCTATATCACTccctgaactttccaaaaccggtcaaattacccccaaaaagcagttttgaaaaatcaaagtaaatcacataaaaatcataaaatggaaaatctaattgtgttagactccaaatgagtagatctacacagtgaacatataatattgtatgctttagttttttttgctgtagctttagatctatgATTTTCTTCATAGCTGTAAAAAATGTACTgaagcataccatattatatgttcactgtgtagctctactcatttggagttcaacacaattggatttttcattttatgatttttctgtgaattactatgatttttcaaaactgatttaggggataatttgaccggttttgaaaaattcagggggtgatatagaccgtttcataggttggggggttatgtagtccatCCCCAAAAattgagggggtgatatagacttctTCCTCCGCAATAACAGTTGCTTTGAAAAAAGTCAATCAGatctggaggcggcggccggagcccgCAGGGTGGGGCTGCAGCGCAGGGCGTGTTCGCGGGAGGCGAGGCGCGTCGGAGCCCGTGTTCCGGCGGCTCCGGCCGGAGCCCGCAGGGCGGGGCGACGGCGCAAGGCGCGTTCGCGGGAGGCGAGGCGCGCGCGGACCCTGCgtcccggcggcagcggccggagCCCGCaagacggggcggcggcgtaggGCGGGTTCAGCGTTGCCGTATGCGCTGCACTCCCTGATTGCATCCAAGGGTCTGCAAGAGTGAAGAACGGCAATGAATCATCAGCATCCAATTGACTCCAGTTCTTCGTGCCCTCCTGTAAAGACAACCAAACTTCCTCTGGCTCCGCGGCCAGGCTGCCCGCTCCCCTACTTCCTCCAACGCCGCCGACCCCTGGCTATCCGAGCTTGTCGCCCCAAGGCGGGTCTTCGGCGCGGGCGAGTCGGCGGGCGGCGTCCTCGCGCACCACCTCAACAACCGCTTCTCCGGCGCACGTGCTCTCCACCCCCTGGCCAGCCGCCCCCAGGTCCGCCCGTGCAGCGCCcagcggcctcctcctctcACCGCCCCCCCTCTCGGCCCTCTCTCCCTGCGATGGCTCCCGAGGCCGTCCGCCCTGAGATTCGGCGGCGGCTCGCTgcccctaggccggccgcccCCAGATCCGCCGGCGGACCGCTTGTGCAGCGCCCTgtagcctcctcctccccctccccctctcggCCAAGCGCCCGATGACGGCTCCCGAGACCGGCCGCCCGCGCGTGACGGTTCGGCTGCgaggaaaaaaagaaaccaGCGAGAAAAAATGGAGCACCCAGGATTCGAACCTGGGCCGTCGAAGCCGGCCGCCGCGTGAGGAGGCGGGGGGATGCGTTGAGTCGGGGAGATCCGAGCGTTTCTAACCGTTGATGTGCGTTGAAGCCTTTGAGGTTGAATCGCTGTCGTCGATTTTAATGGTGTTATCTTTCTGGGTACAATTGTTTGGGTACACAACGTGTTGTCTATCTCAGCGGGCGGACATTTTTCTTGGGTGGCTGTAGCAAAGATTAATTCGTGCTTTAGGGGAGGGTGAGGAGGGATTGTTTCACCACTCCTTCGTGTTAAGCGGGGCGCTTGTGTGCGTCGGCTGTTTTAGCTTCCTTTTGTTCCAACGTTTGGTCTCGGTAGACGGCTTGTTAGCTTCTCGAGCTTTTGGTCTGAACTTTGTAAGCAAGACTGATGCTACACTGCTAAACtcgttagactgtgtaatttcGTTACTCACATGGTAATGAAATTCGGGCCTGGCCCTTGCTGTAAAAACAAAATATCATAGTTGGGATGTTTTTTTCAGGGAATTTTCTAAGGTAACCCTCAAAATACATATTTAATCAACATCAGGTGATCCATATTTATAGATGTTCCTCTGGATCAAATAAAAACTATGTTCTGTTCTTGATTAGCTACGGAAATCGACGCATCCTAAGTTGGCCTCGAATTTCGCAGCTTTCTGCAGCCTTCACGCTTCattgcagcaaaaaaaaaaaggaatgacTAAATTAACCACACAACCATGAACTTCATTCACCGTAGCTGGAGGTGGTCTAAGCGGCGCACCCCCATGAACGACCAGGTGAGTCCTCGTCCCCAGCCGCCACAGCAGCCGCGCTGCGCTGCGCATCGTGGAGGTGGAGCCGCACGATGAGGCGGCCGATCATCTTGTTTTGCCAGATTGCCTCGCGAGCAGGCAGGTGGGTCTGTTCCTCCCACGAGCTGCGCGACGCTGGGTGGGCGACCTGGTGGTCGATTCGGAGTCTGGACGGACACCTgccatggcccatggcaacAGGAGCTCTCGGCTTTGGCGACAGCAGCAGGATCGCCCGAGGCTGAGAGAAGGCGGCGTTTCTGAAAAGCAAatctccagccgccgccgccgccgccaatctCCCCTACCAAGGGAGCGGGCAAGcggccctctccttcctccgcgAGGATGGATCCGCACGGTCTCTGGCGTCAGAACTTGACGACGACCTCTTTGCGATGCGCCTGATCTGGACCGTACATGCCCGATTGAACGGCTCGTAGGACcccagggtggacggtatttcaaataccgtccacccggggtttgtatttgaaataccgtccaccctggtTGTCGCACGCCTagaacggcgccgccgctctccaAGCACCGCCGCGCTCCGGCCGTCCCTTGCGACCTTCCCCGCTACTCCGGCGGCTTTGCAGTCGGCCCCCATCTTCCATGCAGCAAAAGGTGGCCAAACACCGACCGCCCCTGGGTGCCGCCGGGAACGGCCGGCGGCATCCTCTGTgctgcgccgcgccgcgacTCGCCACAGCGCCGTCGCGTTTCGGCCGCACACGCGGCGTCCGTCTCCTTCGCTTTTCCTCTTTTGTCTCACGCGGGTGCCCCATGTTGCCATCGACTGCGACCGGCCGACCGCTGCCAAGCTTCCTATGGCTCGTGCATGCAGCAGGTGGCGGGAGCTGGCAAGGGTATCATGTTTAGCGCCATGGAGGCACCCCCCGTGCTGCCGTGCAGGTGTGTCATCGGTTTTGAAGATCCGAAAAGCCTAATCAGATCGAGACAAAACTCAAATTAGTTCTGAATCTCCAAGCTACACACCAGTAGCTGGCATGATAGTCGATTTCACATCCTGCTTTTTAGTTCATGATTGTAGTGTCTCTCGGAGTGACAGGACAAGTAACTAACTCGTCTGAGCTGTTGAAAAAACTCAGTGAGCCAAAGATTTGCCAGGTGGAGAAGAGTCACACAGCTCCCGGGTGCCTGGTTGAATCTGGACTGTTGCTTGCTTGCATTTTAGCAGCAGCAGGTTTCTGCTCGGAACGGAGCACCGGTGAGGATGATTGAGGCCCTGTTGGATGGCCTCAAGTGGCATCCGTGTTTGGAGCTCCGATCCGATCAAGACGAGAGGACCACGATCGGTTCGCCCAGTGCGGCTGGGACTGAGAGTGCGCCGGCGATCGTTTCGCCCAGAACGCCCTGGCTCtcaggagcgccgccgcggcgctgcccAAACCTGTTCTTTGTTGGTGCTGAGCCAAGCTGTGTTCTTGCGGCTTTGCCCATGCCTCCCAGTCAAGACGGACGCCGCGTCACCGGGACAAGCATCGTCGGAGGCTGGAACGGGCGTACCAGTTACATAAAGGTGTCTGGCCGCGCTTGCCTGAGCCGGCGGAGCCGGCGGAGCACCGCGGCCTCCGGCATCCGAGGGCCGAGCAAGACGACTAAGGAAGATGCTCTTGCGATTCGACTAATTTGGGCCGTACAAGTCGGATCGTACGGCTGCCAGGTActaaggggtggacggtatttcaaataccgtcctcCCTGTCGGTATCCGAAACACCGTCCAGTCCCCCTCCACCCGGTGGGCGCCCGGGGCGGCTTCATGCcgaggctcgccggagcgcgccGGCGATCAGGCCGTCCCTGGCTTCGTTCCCCTTCCACTCGGACGCGGGCATCGCGAGGAACGCACTCTGACATCTCGCCCGGTCGTCTACGCTACCGTGGGCAATGGCCGGCGCTCGGCTCGGCGGGACAACCCGGCAAACATGGCGACCGCACCTAGCTCTGTCCAGATATCGGCTCCTTTGTGCCACTCCGTCCTGTACCTCGCCGGCGAGAGGCGCACCGATCCCGTCCCGGCCGTCAgctgtctgaactctgaacggCGCTTCCGTTCTCATCCTCCCggagttgccgccgccgccgccacgagcatgcgcggcggcgtcgaccaGGGGGCGCCGCACGCTGAACAGACGCTGGCGCAAGCATCGCCAGGGGCAGGGCTCGAGGGCCGCAGAAACAGAGTAAATACTAAGATCCAGCAACGTTACAGGGACTGATAACATTCATCTGACCAGGGCCAGCATCAGTGTATCATCCAGTAGGATCAACGTGTTCGTATAATACTAAGATCCAGTAGGATCAACATTCTGTATCCTTTTGACAACAGGGACGTCCTAAAGTAAAACGGTTACCAAGCTCTATCTATCTCTCCCTGTCCTGTCTTAAACTCCATCTGGCAGCTGTAGTTTGGTTCTGAATGAAATTAAATGGatagtttgttttgattgtaacgaaactctctctctctctcacacacacacaaattGTTTGTTTTTTGTTGCCAGGAGGGAAAGATATCCGGCCCAAAACTACGCACTCTCTGTCTTCATCAGCCCAAAATAGCCCAGAAACCTGCATATGCCAAGTTCTCTGCGCCTTGTACCGCGTGGAATTTTACTACCTACAAGGTGACACGCACACCGGCCGGATCATCTAGCGACTAGCTAAGTAGCTAGTCACAATGCACAACGCATCGCTATCGCCGGTCGACAAAAACCTATCTATCTGCAAAGGGGAATCTCTGATCTGAGCCTGCTTCTGTGGTGTTTCCCTTGTCCTCGTCCGTGGTTTAATCCCGACGGTAATCTTGAAAAGTAATTGCCTACTATTTTATTTATATCAGAACCTTCGACTCAAGTTGCACTAGCTAGGAGCATGTCTGCAGTactcccttcttcttcatccTTTGTCAATAACCTTGTCTTAAGGGCTCAGTAAGTGACTATTTTAGAGCAACTTGAAGTCTTGAACATTACATACACAGTACTGTCACGCTCAAACTGATCTATAATTCGGCACAAATCAATTCTTCCATGTCCTCTTGGGCAAGTGCTGAAAGCAATAGCTTATTGGGCTATTGGCATGCCTAGAGGGTCTATGGTAGCGGCACAAGGTTAATTTTATCTTATTGTGGTGCGGGGTGAAGCTAGAGCTGAATTGAGGGGGTGCACTGTCCATGAATTTCTGGTAGCCCTCTTATTTATATGGTAAAAATTTAATAATTAACTCTAAACTTTTACTTTGATGTGGGTGCATGGGCACCCACTAAGTTCTACATAGCTCCGCCCCTGTTGTGGTGTTAACATAATGTTATATCTTTAGAAGCGAGTTCTACGAAATTacactttcaaaaaaaatataacattACAATTTAACATTGTAGCTTCACAACAATGAATAATGTAAATAAAAGTGTAATTTTGTGGTAGTTCATTATAAATTTGTAAATAACTGTGTTTTTTTGTGGAATTTGATGTATGAAACTTAGAATAATCAGCATCATATACAAAAAAAGGAAATAATATGGCATTTTCAATTGTTTTGGCAGTGGGTATCACCGTATCAGGTTTCAGTTCTAGCTTATTTTTGGCCCAAATCAGCCTGTATATTTTAGTAAACCAGATTTTATATATATCTAGCTAGCTAGATGCATGCCACGCACGGGCGCACGCTGGTCACAGACACAGCCATCTCCCAGAGATAGCTACCGGTGGTCGGCGTGAGCTGTGTCTGATCACGACCGTAGGACACATGGGTGGAAACCGGGCAGCCGCCGCAACTCCCGTTCATGCACTGACACCCTGGTATCAAGGTCCTTGTGCCCTTGGACGCATGGAACCCTACAGAGGTAGGTTGCCGTCTCGCCGGCCGGAGCCGGACGAATCATCGTTCCGAGGAGAGACATGGGTCGCTGTCGCTTGTGTTGCTTCCCTTGTCCTCTGGCTACCTCCTCAAGCCCTGATGATGGGCTGTTGGGCTAGCTGCCGCTGGTTTTCGACAGAATCTTCTGAACAAACGCTTGATCTGTATATAAAGCCACTCCAATTAACTTGATAGCCACATGTGTGCACGCATGGGCGTCTCCTACTGTTGCTAGCCTCGCTTGTGATCTTTCTTTGTCCTGGAGCCACAAGCTGAGATTCTTAATCAGCAACTGTTAAGACCAATGCAAACAAGGTCACCTTAATAAGCTGACTGCGTTTTGTTGGGGCCACGGTGAGCGAATCTAGTGATGGATTTATTCCTCACATGGGCAGTGGCGACAATGGCAAGAGAGTCTGTAGGATGTCAGATATAGTGGCAGTGGCAGATATAGCTAGCTGGAAAGATATCAAGCTAGCAGCTGCGACGGCAAAAGTATCTTGGTACTTTACAATTATTGCAAAAGAGCTCTTTTTAGTTTGGTGTTAATAAGTGTGATAAATCGTTGAGATAAGATTTGGCTACGACCCATGGGGCTACGCAGATTAGGCTACgcagaatttttttaaaaaaaatcttattatCTGCGCTATGACCCATGGGGCCTAGTTTCCCGAATGGGTCTTGGATTCCTGCACACGTCCGTCTGTCTGCATGCGTGCAGTCTAGCTAGCTAGTTCCTAATAGAATAATTTCTTCTCAATCTCTGAACGGATCTCTTACTCTAGGTATAGATCAGGCATGGGGTACACATTCTGAGTAGAGATTACAAGAGAGCAATAGGTTCTTTCCTagatttattacataaatgagagagagagtgtgtgaggAAGAGGAGTAGACAAGATCCCCCGGTGCCTGGGCGGCGGGACGGAGGCGCTTGAGCTCGGAGTCGTCATGTCGATGATGGCGGCAACGAACTCCGGGTTGGAGAAGAGGGCGTCCGGTGGCGGCGAGGTTCGGCGTGGGTGTCGGCGACCTTCGGGTCGCCAACGGCACTGGCCGGCGACGGGGGCGGAGAGGCGCGTCAGAGAGGTGTTGTCGGCGGAACTTCCCGTCGCCACTGCGCTCCCTAGATTGGGTTAGGGTTAGGTCTGTAGGTGCGGGGTGACGGCGGCGAACTTTGGTACTCGAGCCGTGGGGTCCCCCACCCCCTTTTATATGCGCAGCGCgatgggggcccaccaaccacagaagggttgggcgcccccgatcagggcgcgtgACCAAGGCTCGATCTGGTCTTTGGGCCAGATCGACgagagatcaatccaacaatCTCCCCATGATCTTCTCTTTCTTATGTTCTTATTCTTTTATCTGTACTTGTTCCATTCCATCACAGGTCAGTGGATAGGGAATGCCTCGTCGTAACGATTACTACCgtcagattaacagccacaatggTTTTTTTTGTTACGAAACATAATCTTATTCTTGAGCCCTCTTTGTCCAGGAATCATAGGCCTTCCCTCAATCTCATGCCGGCTAAGTGTTCTCTGAACACATAGGGCGGTAGAC
This portion of the Panicum virgatum strain AP13 chromosome 2N, P.virgatum_v5, whole genome shotgun sequence genome encodes:
- the LOC120658399 gene encoding uncharacterized protein At4g14100-like, coding for MHKTKIRPAAYRPLQSQARATAPTRWPPRPLLLLFLFTAAVAAGATAATEKASGPPPSPTPWPERFHAVMFTNLTNYSVASTGPPLRITDLYYDWPRRRNLNLVRHQLSADPLYDVEWNNGTSFYFDSSTCRVERFPVGVLPPWWLSGGGAEYMGRGVTGGIECHVWGKAGFIVYYEEAGTGRPVRWNFIDVTGIEQFVMSFEPGVALEDDEQWQAPAHCFPDDDDEEEEQGEGNDHVASSSETAVWDGLEAASRILRKLAGAAATS